Proteins from a genomic interval of Tiliqua scincoides isolate rTilSci1 chromosome 11, rTilSci1.hap2, whole genome shotgun sequence:
- the LOC136662127 gene encoding 5-hydroxytryptamine receptor 3A-like — MRARQRLAAGHIWPPGHGLETPVLASQKVAPKAVNSSQPALLQLSKYLLTNYRKGVRPVRNWRCTTTVSIDFMVYAILSVDEKNQVLTTYIWYRQHWTDEFLQWNPENFDNITQMSIPTEAIWVPDILINEFVDVGKSPAIPYVYIRHNGEVRNLKPIQVVTACSLDIYNFPFDVQNCSLTFTSWLHNIRDINISLLRSPEEVKNDKNVFMNQGEWELLHVLSQFREFKVEDSDSYAEMKFYVVIRRRPLFYAVSLLLPSIFLMVMDIVGFYLPPDSGERVSFKITLLLGYSVFLIIVSDTLPATAIGTPLIGVYFVVCMALLVISLTETILIVRLVHKQDLQPHVSDWVKRWVLERAAVLLCIRDRSAFCPVRTQSSDISRNLENNDSTAKLNHYSCESTRDYEGGASSPMTLSQGESPQVVESILQEISAIRQFLEKRDESRDIAREWLQVGYVLDVLLFRTYLVAVLAYSTTLGTLWSIWQYA, encoded by the exons atgcgggccagacagaggcttgccgcgggccacatctggcccccaggccatggtttggagacccctgttctag CTTCTCAGAAAGTAGCTCCCAAGGCAGTGAACTCAAGTCAGCCAGCCCTTCTGCAGCTCTCCAAGTATTTATTGACAAACTACAGGAAGGGTGTTCGGCCTGTTCGGAACTGGAGGTGCACGACCACCGTGTCTATTGACTTTATGGTCTACGCTATCCTGAGCGTG GATGAAAAAAACCAAGTCCTGACCACCTACATCTGGTACAGGCAG CACTGGACTGACGAGTTTCTCCAGTGGAATCCAGAGAACTTTGACAACATCACCCAGATGTCCATCCCCACTGAGGCCATCTGGGTCCCAGATATTCTGATCAATGAATT CGTGGATGTGGGCAAGTCCCCGGCCATTCCTTACGTCTACATCCGCCATAACGGGGAGGTGCGGAACCTCAAGCCGATCCAGGTGGTGACCGCTTGCAGCCTGGATATCTACAACTTCCCTTTCGATGTGCAGAACTGCTCCTTGACCTTCACCAGCTGGCTGCATAACA TTCGAGACATCAACATTTCTCTCTTGCGGAGCCCAGAAGAAGTCAAGAACGACAAGAATGTCTTCATGAACCAAGGGGAATGGGAGCTTTTGCACGTGCTCTCCCAGTTCCGAGAGTTCAAGGTGGAGGACAGTGACAGCTATGCTGAGATGAAGTTCTAT GTGGTCATCCGGAGACGTCCCCTCTTCTACGCTGTCAGCCTGTTGCTCCCCAGCATCTTCCTGATGGTCATGGATATTGTGGGTTTCTACCTCCCTCCTGACAGTGGAGAGAGGGTCTCGTTCAAGATCACCCTGCTGCTGGGCTACTCTGTTTTCCTGATCATTGTCTCTGACACACTGCCGGCCACAGCCATTGGGACCCCGCTCATAG GGGTCTACTTTGTGGTGTGCATGGCTTTGCTGGTCATCAGCCTCACCGAGACCATCCTCATCGTACGCCTGGTGCACAAGCAGGACCTACAGCCTCACGTCTCTGACTGGGTGAAGCGCTGGGTGCTGGAGCGGGCCGCCGTCCTCCTCTGCATCCGAGACAGGAGTGCATTCTGTCCGGTCCGCACTCAGAGCTCGGACATCTCCAGGAATCTGGAGAACAATGACAGCACAG CCAAACTGAATCACTATAGCTGTGAAAGCACCCGTGACTATGAGGGAGGAGCAAGCAGTCCAATGACTCTGTCACAGGGGGAGAGCCCACAGGTGGTTGAAAGCATCCTGCAGGAGATCTCAGCCATCCGCCAGTTCCTGGAGAAGAGGGACGAATCCCGTGACATTGCCCGGGAATGGCTGCAGGTGGGCTACGTCCTGGATGTGCTTCTCTTCCGGACCTACCTGGTAGCAGTGCTGGCCTACAGCACCACCCTGGGCACTCTCTGGTCCATCTGGCAATATGCCTGA